The following proteins are encoded in a genomic region of Brachypodium distachyon strain Bd21 chromosome 1, Brachypodium_distachyon_v3.0, whole genome shotgun sequence:
- the LOC100822516 gene encoding subtilisin-like protease SBT3.4, with product MRHASATAAVALALALVLAVAAASREKKHLADATACVYVVMVKPPAGGVDITAYHIDILATVLGRDKAKEALVYSYKSALSGFAAKLTPAQVAVLQKHPNVIQALPDKQYSLHDNLN from the exons ATGAGGCACGCGAGCGCCACAGCGGCGGTCGCCCTTGCCTTGgccctcgtcctcgccgtcgctgccgcGTCCAGGGAGAAGAAGCACCTCGCCGATGCCACCGCCTGCGTGTACGTCGTGATGGTGAAgccccccgccggcggcgtcgacaTCACGGCGTACCATATTGACATCCTCGCCACAGTGCTCGGCAG GGACAAGGCGAAGGAGGCGTTGGTCTACAGCTACAAGAGCGCCCTCAGTGGGTTCGCAGCGAAGCTCACGCCGGCGCAGGTCGCCGTGCTACAGA AGCACCCTAACGTCATCCAGGCGCTACCTGATAAGCAGTACTCCCTTCACGACAACCTCAACTGA